ATATGAAGATGTCAAATGGGAAATTGCATTGCAGATTTGTTAATTGAACATATTTGCATTTTTCCTGGCCGATTCACTTCGTGTCCATACatgatttttttatctttgatttAGATTGATATTCTAGCTCAAGTCTTTTCTTCCTGTTCATGCCTCAACTTTCACAGCTAAACACCACTGGTTTAATTTATATGGACTGAAGTATGTCAAATGGTGCTACATGGACAAAAGCAATACAGTGCAGCGGGTTGAGAAGCTCGAAAGTGTTtaatacaataataaaaatgtgTGAACATTTCATGCTTCCATTTCCAAGTGTTTATGTTTCTATGccttttttgtgtgttttggaTACAATATTTGGCATCATTCTGTACTTGGTCATGCTTAAATTAAGAATTCCTATGTCTATTATGCAATCCAAGGAAAAATACAAATACAATTTGTTGCATGTTGGTGGATTATATTGGCATCATTAATTCTCACTACTTCATTCCTCTCAAACATATCACTGCTAGTTCATtcgtttgatttttcttttacaatttcATATTATGTATTTCCAGTTGAAAAGCTGTGAACTGTGAAGTTTATTGTGGCTCAAAGTGACATGACTGAGATGTCATGATCTAGTGGCAACAAGATGGTCAGCAGATCTTGTCCTCTTTGCTTCCCTTTCAGCAAGGTAATTTTCTTACCTTGTGTGCAGCTTTCCCTCTGTGCTTTTCATGTTTCatgaaaaatagttttatttttagtttttttataattggtgttttcTGGGAATGGGGACTTGTTTTTGTGAGTATTGTAGTTAGGACTTGGTTATTTAATATTGATCTGCTACTTATAGTTATCCTGGATCTGGATTCCCTGCTGTTGGGAATCACACAGTTTCACGCTGTTTTGCATCTCAGCCATCCATTATCAGATCGGACGATCAGAACAATTCATTTACAAAATTACTCAAAACGATCACAGCCACACGATTATGATCGGACGGTCCTAGCTGTTACAGCGTCCTGCTGTAACAGCAGGAAATCCATTTCGTAGTTATCCTATTAAGTTTTGTGAGTAATGTAGTTAGGAATTTGCTTGTTGTTTTTATGTCGTGAAAATGCAATTTCCATTTGGTGTTtacaataatttatattttaaacacACAATCCCATGTGCTTATCTTCTAGCGATGGATACATCCTCTCGAATCTGCAAGGGTGAATATAGTATATATGGCTAATTCTCAAGTGTTTGATTTGATGCCAAATATTATTACTACTCATTTGATTAATGATATTAGATAAGTAAATTAAatcctctctttctcttttttctccTTCCCTCTCCTTACTTTTTATCTCTCTTAATCTCACTCtcattctctctttctcttgattatatatttttttaataaagagagagattaagagagagatagataGTTAGGAGAGGGAAGGAGATACAAGGGAAAAAGATCTTCCATATTCAAAAAATCATCCATATTCGTAGCTTTCACGTTGAAGTATCAGTTCTAACTTTTTCCAATGTTtgtatacattttttttgtctgTAGAAGAAGTATAAACACCACTAAAATTCATACACACACAGCTGCATGTTCCTGATTTTGAACCTAGGCGAAGGTGTCAAGAAAAAATgatatgtatttttaaaataattaatttattatgaaaattaagaatgaattaaaataacaataactattttttgtggCTCTTGGAATCATTTTTAGATGTTAttattaaggaaaatgctaaacagtaccccgggcactagttaaggatataaatattgaaatttcatctcgtaaattgtgcattcaatgctttaatatataaaaagttattctctctgatcattaactttttcatttttttctttttttagtatgcttaactagtgcccgtgcccggggcactgtttagcatgacccattatTAATACTCTATAATACATAAAACTTATACATTTTGACtacaatatatttataataaaaataaatatcgaATTTAATTCCTCACAAATTTCATTGCAACCTGATTAAGTCGATGGCAAAATGATTAGTCGCTGACATTTTTATAAAGGTTTCAATTCAATCTTTAACTCATTGTAGTGGAGGAACTAATTTGTCTCCCGTTTGAAAATGGTCATAAATTAATTtggtattattttttgttagggATAATAAATTTCAGACAAAAATAGGTTGTTAATCTTATAATAAATCAAAAAATAGGtttttaatctatatatataaatcctagatagttgtggaattgtctatctaaaccctaatccacaaaccaatgaaaacttttcatttagccatatcatccacttacattcatttaatgtggggactaattgtaattattattattattattattattattattattattattttgggttattattcatttacatttttttgttcattttattattttttgtattttattgttttttttttcaaaaaggttaatgtttttgctaataatcttttgtctaatctttgtaaatataaggagttggtcgattgtcaggactactttctaatgttagtaaaaaaaatagataaaataaagtttactaatggttgttatgtcctgtatgatttttatcatattcgatatttgagtatgagttaagttggtttatttttgctgcaataagtttcaaattaatataaatgtcaaattcgataatacagtagtttttttgtaagagataataaagtagtttatccaactcagaatcctccaatgagatttataatataaataaaaacttatgtttcaacatcgattgttttccatggtcaattatatgttgtcatttccatagttattttgaagaatgagttaaagatattgctaatcaatgttaatgaagaagataccaaagtaacttcaaatttgatgtataaataagttttttaaatgtataagcatcgatatatataattcttagatagttgtgcaaccactaatctaaccacagtgtatgagtatgaccataaaccgttttcatagtgacatgacaatttatggattaccaacttattttggtagatgcaataggatccattgtaatcttttcgaaatgtataaacacatctttaatatctatcttatatttacatcactttattatatatttttttaaggaacatcactttattattattattattattattattattattattttgtttttattgatgttattattataattttcataatacttattatttcaatttatacgaatgatttttcaacattataatataaaataccgcataacacccgtgcatcgcacgggtgtgggactagtcttataataaatcaaaaaatgaaataaataaacactaaaAGGGATTTCAAAAGCCATATAAATATggttaactttttttaatatattcttaatttttttaaaaacatattttaaaatgattttttaagtatttatttatttatttttttggtcaagtagcatTTAACACTAAAAGGGAATAAACCTGTTTTCTTTGGCGGGACCGTAAACTAAAGTCCCCTTATCATGAATTTCTGTGATAAGCTATTTGACACGGTATCTCTGGATTTTTTCCTCtctctcatctcatctcatctctgAAGTGTACCAATGTCCAACCCAATTGTTTCGTGTCTCCTTCCTAATCCTAACGAGGAAGATGCCCACAACAAATTTATAGCCAACTTTTGCAAATTGGtcctttaattttttgaaaattgcaaattggtccctattttttcaaattttaaatttaaccCAAAACTttccaaatttataaaagtgacccaaaatattcaaaatagagTAATTCAAATACAATTATTTGAATGAGTGAAAAATTCAAAACCTCTAAAATTTCTAATTACTCCATCCAAACACACCCCAAATCCAGATATTTATCAAAATTGCTGGACACGTGAAGAGATAATTTGGCAAGGACAAGGAGGAATGGGTGGAGATTAAGAGTCACTGACCAACACCCTTAGTTTTCCTTCTTGGAGGCTGGAGCCTTGAGTCAGTCAGTATATTAATAGCTCATTTGTCTTCCTTCAACGGCACAAGCTTCTCATTCTCGGCACTGTGTATATCCAACTTCAATATTATTTTCAGGtaacaagtttttatttatttatggtctTCCTTCCACTACACATAATCCTTGTTtggtatttttaattattaattagatgCATTTTCATATCATATATGACAGATATGTCTGCCTCTTGCTCGTCCTTTCAACCATCTTCCGATCCTAACCTATTGGATTTGGGTTCTTGCAGTATCCAAAGtaatagatatatatatatgatgtatTTATCAGTTTTAGAGGTTCTGACACTCGCAATGGCTTTGTCGGCCATCTCTACGGTCATCTAGTTAGAAAAGGTCTTATCGTTTTCAAAGATGACATAGAACTTCGGAGAGGAGAATATATTGCACCCCAACTTTTGCAAGCAATTAAAGATTCACGAGTTTCTATCGTTGTCTTCTCGAAAGATTATGCTTCCTCAACTTGGTGTTTGGATGAAATGACTACCATTGATGAATGCCGTGCTGAACTAAGACAGACTGTTTTCCCTATTTTCTATGATGTTGATCCATCTCATGTCCGAAAACAAAATGGAGTGTATGAGAATGCCTTTGTTGTACACACTGAGTCATTCAAACATGAGCCACACAGAGTTGATGGGTGGAAGAAAGCTATGACCTATTTGGCTGGATTAGGTGGCACAGATGTCAGGAATAAGTAAGTATAATAAAGCATGCTCTCTTgttgttttacaatttttacaagcaatttatactccctccgttacTTTTAAGTGTCGTTATAGATCACTGCACATATGTCAATGCACAACTTTgataactaatatttttaattatccgTTAtagaaaattatgaaaattttatattttgaaaatactcgtcgagacaaattgaacaacatcttatatgctaatatttatttttatatattaataaaaaattacgaTCAAGGTAGATTATATGAATAATGCGCACGATTCTCAAACGACACTTTAAAAtgaacagagggagtatatctTAACAAATATTTCTACAtgcttttttcttgttttcttccCCGGTAAATTTGTAATCCCATTTTCCCCCACTCTTTCAGGCCAGAATTTGAAATGATTGAAACAATTGTTCAGGATGTAACAAACACATTGAATCCGAAATTGTCAGGGTGTTATGATCATCTTATTGGAGTAAGACCTTGTGTCGAAGCATTAGAAAGACTTTTAAACTTAAAGTCAGAGGACAATGCTTTTCGGGTTTTAGGAATACGGGGGATGGATGGCATAGGAAAGACAACTCTTGCAAATGTCTTGTATGATACAATCGCATATCAATTTAGTGCTTGTTGTTTTATTGAGAATCTTAGCACAATTTATAGGGATGGCGATGCTATTGCTGTCAAGAAACAAATTCTTCATCAaactttgaaagaaaaaaatctggATGCATACAATCTCTCTGAAAtatctaaaattttaataaataggCTATATAACATGAAGGTCCTCATAGTTCTTGACGATGTTGATCAATTTGAGCAACTAGATGAATTGCACATAGATCCCAAATTACTACATCCTGGAAGTAGAATAATCATAACCACCAGAGATGTGCATATTCTTGAATTGTATGGAGCGAATATAATTCATGAGGTTGAATTGATGAATGATTATGATGCTCGGGAACTTCTATGTAGAAAAGCCTTCAAAAATGGTAATTCAAGCAATGATTATGCAGAACTTATTTCTAATGTACTAAGATACGCTCAAGGTCTTCCATTAGCAATTAAAGTAATGGGTTCTTTCTTGCATAATAAAAACACCACCCAATGGAAAGATACCTTGAAAGGATTAGAGAAGAATCCGAATAGTGAAATTATGAAAGTTCTCCGGTCAAGTTTTGAGAAACTCgagggaagagagaaagaaatattTTTGCATATTGCTTGTTTCTTTGAAGGGGAGAGGGAGGATTATGTTAAGCAAGTTCTAGATGCTTTTGGATTGCAATATGATATTGGAATTTCACTAATTGCTAAGAAATCATTCATAACCATTAGAAACCAGAAAATTTATATGCATAAAATGTTGCAAGAGTTGGGGAAACATATTATTCGGGAACAACATCCTAATGAGCCAAGATTATGGAGTAGATTGTGGCTTCATTGTGATCTCGATGATGCAATTAGAAAATCGGTAATATCTCTCTCTATAGATTCTTTGTTATCAATTTCCATTAATTATTGGTACGGAAGGTGAGTAATTCTTATGAGCTGTGTTATTTGCACACACAAAGTAGACACATATAATGGAAATATTTGTATTAGCTGCTTAGAAGACGTAGACCTCACTTTAGCTCTTGTATATGTTCTTCTCTTGTtttaagtactttttttttttttttgacggattgTTTTAAGTTTAAGACTGagcattttaataatatttgctgtttaaaaaaataaataaagttttgcttattttaaaattttcaggAAGCAATAAATGCTAAAGCCATAATTCTAAATCAAAGGGAGGATGTTAGCAAATTCAAGCAGTTGAGGGATGAAGATTTAGCAAAAATGGAGAACTTGAAAGTGCTCATATTAAATCATTCAAATTTTTCAGGAAGCTCCAAATTTCTTCCCAATTCCGTACGCTATCTTTTGTGGAATGGTTGCCCTATGACgtatttgtcatcaaattttcAACCATATAACCTTGTAGAATTGAATATGCCTAATAGTAGCATGGTACAACTATGGAAAGACTTCCAGGTATTTCTctaattattgtatttttcaTATTTCCCCTCTGGACTGCAAAAAAACATTTCCCCTcaaaaaacaattgaaaagtTAAATGTAGCAGCATATTAGATGATTTTTAGATTAAAATACCtttggtgtttattttttgCTGCCCAGGAACTCCCCTTTTTGAAAAGGATGGATATCAGCAACTCCAAAAATCTAAAGGTCACTCCAAGGTTTGAAGGGATGCAATATCTCGAGAGGCTAGATCTTACAGGATGCATAAATTTGTCGGAGGTGCATCCATCAATTGGACTTCTGGAAAAACTTGAATTCTTGAGTTTGCAGAACTGTACTAGTCTAGTTAACCTTGATTTTGGAAATGCAGCTAGATTATGGTCTTTAAAAGTTTTGCGTCTCTCTGATTGCAAGAAACTTGAAAACACTCCGAATTTCAGTGGATTGATTTTTCTACAATATCTTGATATGGGCCGATGTGCAAGTATATCCACGATTCATGAATCTATCGGGACTCTTGAAAAACTCAGATTCATAAGTTTGAGAGACTGCACAGATCTTGTTGAAATACCTGCACAATTATTGAGATCTCTTACAACTCTAGATCTTTGTGGATGCTCTAAATTCAATAAGCTGTCATTGAGACATATTTCCACTTCTCAATCTCTGCAATCTTTGATTTTTCTAGACTTAAGTTTTTGCAATATTGTTAAAGTACCTGATGCTATTGGAGAATTTAGGTGTTTAGAAAGACTAAATCTTCAGGGAAATAACTTTACTGAACTACCCTCCACTTTCGGTAGACTTCACAATCTATCATATTTAAACCTGTCTCATTGTCATAAGCTTCAAAGTTTGTCTGATCTCCTACCAGCAAGATCTAGTTCAGTGGGAAGATATTTTAAAACAACACCTGGAACCCGTAATCATAGATCAggattatatatttttgattcTCCCAATTACAATAAGCATGTATCCTTCTACGACTACGAATATTATTTCGGTTGGTTATTCACTCGCTGGGTAAAAAGACTAGTTATGGTACGTAATACTCTGCCTAGTACCTTTCCTCGCTTTCATTCTTTCTCTATTTCAATTGCTTGCATGTGTTTTTTCTGCTGTTATATCATGATGAGACTCTACAATCCAATATTGTTCCATTGACATATTGGATTGTGGATAGTGCTATGGTGAACCATtatcacaagtggtccaccgtgaaCCAGTGcttaaaattattagaaattttaACGACTGTCGATAAAGTTTCATACagattacatttttatttttcgttGTTTTAGTTAAACTGGTAtcaattaagtcattatttTAACCGTAAAAATGAGGATGATCATTAACTTGTATTTTCAAACAACAATATATATCAtcgttaaaatttaaaatattttttaagaacgATCCACAATGGACCACTTGTAAAAGTggttcatattagaatttaccattGGATTGTGTGTTAAATCACAATAATTGACATATTTAAACTTGTCAATAAGTTGTGATTTAACTCTCCCATCTCTCATAATAAAAACTTCTCTCACTTGATATATTCCTTATATATAAAATGGACCcgaccaaaaaataaaacaaaatggaGTATTTAAATATGGTGAACACTAcatacacatattatgtggatatgtacAGATACACCGCTTAGGTCGATGATTGTGATACACAAACATAGCCATACCTTGCAAGGATATACAAACATATCTCTAGTACTAACATGCCTTTGTATGTAtgttatcttcttttttttatccaGAAACCTCTTCACTTTCGATGTGGCTTTGACATTGTTCTTCCTTTGCATGGAGATACCACTGATTGTGATGTAAATCTTGCCATTCCAAGGTATTTCCGTCACCGGTATAATGGGAGTTCAATAGCAAGGATGACTGTTCCTGTTCTGGATGTCGACTGGCTCGGCTTTCTCTTTTATGTCACATTTGATTTAAATAATCATAATCAGCAATCGTCATCTTCACAACTGCCACATccattttatctttcttttgagAGTGAATACAAAGAAGAACGATTTGATATGGCACTTAATTTGGAACTAAACAAGGTTGATGGAGAACATTACATTTGGATGATCTATATATCTCGGGAACATTGTCATTTTGTAAAAACAGGAGCACACATCACATTTAAAGCCCGCCAAGGTTTGATTATCAAGGAATGGGGGTTGCGTCTCATAACCGAGAAAGACACACAGGGCTCAATGATGGAAATGAGTGTACCAGTACATCTTCCTTTAGAGAATGTGAAAGTAAAACAAAGAAGCGACAGCAGTAGCTTTGAGCCCAAAATCCAACTTCCTTACAATTGGTTTGTTTCTGACAAAGATGAAGCCAATGGAAAAGAAACCGATCTCTTTAATCTTGGCCTTTCAACCGAAATACCACAGTGAAAAACACAATATATTCTCCAGACCTGAGGTAATTATCTTCTTAAATATGATACCATGACACAATattaattgaaattatttaCCATTGTTAATTACTAGTCAtcaactaatttacttttttggcAGCAAATAACATCAACTActttaattaatgattattattattattttaatgagACCAACTTAGGTAAACCATGTATATCAAAGAAATGATCTCTTCAGTTAATAATATGTTGAGACATGCATGGTTCATGATTTTATACTTGTTCCAATTAATTTGGCTTCTCTATGTAcatatgaatttaaaattacatcGCAGATTTTCTAGCTTGCATCTTCTGTATGTATTTTCACATGGATCCATAATTGTTGATGCACTTTGTATGCAGATGTATGGTGTCTGATCTTTGCTTTGGCATCTATAACCACTAGCTCAATCTATAAGGACTCAAGTTTGCGGAATAGTACTACACAGACAAAAACAATCGGGTGCTGGGAGTTGGGAACATGATGAAGTGTTTTAATATAACAATGTGTTTAGCTTTCCGAATTTAAGTATTAATGTTGTGAGAGTGCTTCTAATTATTTGAAGTTTTGTCTGTTTAGTCCGGCTTCACTTGTCCCCTGCTTTTCGGTTGATCTCATAATCTCAACAAGTTCATGTTTTTATAAGTACCACACGGTTCACTAATGTGCATGTCAACTGGCTTATTGTCGATTGCTTTATCTATGATAAGAATCATACAATTAGGTTGTTTGACAAAAAAGGTTCAATTGCGCCAAAGAGAAGAATAAGAATCTAATCTCTGCTGCCCACAACATAAAGGGGCTCATTACTCATTTTCGTATTGGGCTAGTCACTCGATCTAAGAAATATAGGCCATCAACTAACTCTTCCTAAAGTCTTTGATATTCCCTGCGAATAACCTGGCCTGGATGCACTCCTGCTGGGCTTCGGGTGGGTGATTCGATCGAAAGTGAAGGAAAAGTATAATCTTAACATACTAATCAATTTTTCCTTTCTCTCATGTTCACATTTCTCTCGCACCTAATCTCCAGCAATCCTCATTAGCTCCTTTTTGTTAagagaagtcccacatcggatgcGGATGCAAGATGGTTTGaacatgtgtttataagtgagggcaatcTTCACCAtacaaaccggttttgtaaggatgaattAGACCCAATattcaattctaagatggtatcaaagcCTCTACACAATCCGTTGGGCCGTCTGCTATCAGGTTTTTGATCGggtcatccaccatttatatccgcacACCAAATtcaatagtgttgggcgtgagaAAGTGTGTTAAGAGAAGTCCCACGTCGGATGCGGATGCGAGATGGCCGAaacatgtgtttataagtgagggcaatcctcaccGTACAAACATGGTTCGTAAGAATGCGTTAGACCAaatactcaattctaaaatTTTTTAGTATGATTGTAAGCGATTCAGAAAAAATCGATAAACAtaacaaaccaaaataaaaattaaccgATTTagtttgattttaataaaaaaatcaaaccaaactgAAGAAAATTGAACTATTTGATTCTATTACCGGTAGGAACAATTTTTATCTTAGATTTTACTTACCGAATCCCTTCCTGCACCTAGGAACCACCGAATCATCTCCCCTAGGACAATTTTTAGCATCATCTACCTCGATGATCTACACATAATAAATGTATTATATGGAAAAAAGAATCATTATAAATTGATCAACCACCGAATCGAACCAAACTGGTTGGTGTggttttatttataaaaacactaaaaattaaGTCAAACAGAACCAATGGACATTTCACCAATTTAAacattttacttataaaatattattgacatCCTATTTACAAATTACTTATGTATTATCTAATTATGTCTTTTTGCAATTTAAAATAAGTtgtcgataatttttttttactaaatgcatatttgaaaaaaatatgcttaatttttaattagtatgtaaaatatatattttccttCTAATTTGCTATCGCAAAGTGTGACTTAACAAATTAACGTCGTAACATTACGACCCGTGCGAaagcacgggtctattactagtttttTAACTAAAAGTTGGTTCAAACAAAATTGATTACACCCTACCAATCATCGGTTGATTAAatggtgattgacactgaacttaTTATGATTGAGAGTGGACTGAATCAATTTGATGCTAAAATTATCCCGAAATCAGACTAAACTgatagtgaaagaaaaaaaaaattcattacaCCCTTATCCGTTACAGtactctccttttttttttgagtgtGTGTGCATAAATtagcaaaataataataataataagttataAAGTTAATTAGATTTTTTTCTAAACAACCAATTTATAATTTGAGGATATTTATTCATTAGTCAATGAGAATAAaccatataattaaatttttatgtgaTACTCACAACTAACTTGTAACTGATATTAACTATTTCTAAACACGAGGaagaataacaagaataaagaagaagtagagaaagagagaagagaaatgAATAGACTCTTGTATTATTCTATTCATGGTGTGCTTTACATTGTAACACAGAGGTCCTatttattgatataatatatGGGCCAATGAATATGGGCAAAGACTAGTAATGGACATccactatattattcataacactcccccttggatgtccattgaggatatgcctcgttaaaaccttactattaaaaacccagtggaaaaaaaatcatagttaaggaaaaaaaagagtacaacatcctttgtgtgtgaactgcatcgttaaaaaccttatcaGGAAAACTCAGTGGGATAAACCATGGTGatgggaaaaagagtgcagtaCATATTTGTGTCTCCcatcataaagacaattatacatgagatgaaaaaaaaccaaataatttTATGTACTAGTTGTTCCAAAGTTTTACTTGAAGTTAACTTTGTAGAACGATATGCTGTTTCTCCTTTATTATACTTTTCTCGAAGTTAGCAGTGCTTCTAATGTTACCTTCATATTGAGTTGTTGCAGGAACCATCCTTTGGTATAAAAACAACAAGTTTCTTGTATGCATTGAATTACAAACCTCGGCAAAAATGCATTCTCAACTTGCTTGATGTAATGCTAAAATCTTTACATGATTggattggatgatattgttgtttctttaaggTATAAATAATATGCTTCACCTTGTTCCAATATTTGTGTTGGCTGAATAGACAGAAATAAAATGCCACGACATGTATaactatagaaaaatatattagtgtccttaattgaattaagatatggtacttAAGGACCAATTCAAATGGTTCATATGCATTCTCAACTTGCTTGATGTAATGCTAAAATCTTTACATGATTggattggatgatattgttgtttctttaaggTATAAATAATATGCTTCACTTTGTTCCAATATTTGTGTTGGCTGAATAGACAGAAATAAAATGCCA
This genomic interval from Trifolium pratense cultivar HEN17-A07 linkage group LG6, ARS_RC_1.1, whole genome shotgun sequence contains the following:
- the LOC123891961 gene encoding disease resistance protein RPV1-like, yielding MNFCDKLFDTIYIYDVFISFRGSDTRNGFVGHLYGHLVRKGLIVFKDDIELRRGEYIAPQLLQAIKDSRVSIVVFSKDYASSTWCLDEMTTIDECRAELRQTVFPIFYDVDPSHVRKQNGVYENAFVVHTESFKHEPHRVDGWKKAMTYLAGLGGTDVRNKPEFEMIETIVQDVTNTLNPKLSGCYDHLIGVRPCVEALERLLNLKSEDNAFRVLGIRGMDGIGKTTLANVLYDTIAYQFSACCFIENLSTIYRDGDAIAVKKQILHQTLKEKNLDAYNLSEISKILINRLYNMKVLIVLDDVDQFEQLDELHIDPKLLHPGSRIIITTRDVHILELYGANIIHEVELMNDYDARELLCRKAFKNGNSSNDYAELISNVLRYAQGLPLAIKVMGSFLHNKNTTQWKDTLKGLEKNPNSEIMKVLRSSFEKLEGREKEIFLHIACFFEGEREDYVKQVLDAFGLQYDIGISLIAKKSFITIRNQKIYMHKMLQELGKHIIREQHPNEPRLWSRLWLHCDLDDAIRKSEAINAKAIILNQREDVSKFKQLRDEDLAKMENLKVLILNHSNFSGSSKFLPNSVRYLLWNGCPMTYLSSNFQPYNLVELNMPNSSMVQLWKDFQELPFLKRMDISNSKNLKVTPRFEGMQYLERLDLTGCINLSEVHPSIGLLEKLEFLSLQNCTSLVNLDFGNAARLWSLKVLRLSDCKKLENTPNFSGLIFLQYLDMGRCASISTIHESIGTLEKLRFISLRDCTDLVEIPAQLLRSLTTLDLCGCSKFNKLSLRHISTSQSLQSLIFLDLSFCNIVKVPDAIGEFRCLERLNLQGNNFTELPSTFGRLHNLSYLNLSHCHKLQSLSDLLPARSSSVGRYFKTTPGTRNHRSGLYIFDSPNYNKHVSFYDYEYYFGWLFTRWVKRLVMKPLHFRCGFDIVLPLHGDTTDCDVNLAIPRYFRHRYNGSSIARMTVPVLDVDWLGFLFYVTFDLNNHNQQSSSSQLPHPFYLSFESEYKEERFDMALNLELNKVDGEHYIWMIYISREHCHFVKTGAHITFKARQGLIIKEWGLRLITEKDTQGSMMEMSVPVHLPLENVKVKQRSDSSSFEPKIQLPYNWFVSDKDEANGKETDLFNLGLSTEIPQ